The following are encoded in a window of Sutcliffiella horikoshii genomic DNA:
- a CDS encoding ABC transporter permease has translation MISYIIRRSLMAIPLLFGITVLSFAIIQMAPGGPTSLMMDPNISSEDMKKYEERYGLNDPIHEQYFTWVSNMATGDFGESLIRRGVPVSEMIMNRLPNTLLLMIVSTVLAVIVAIPFGVISARKQYSLTDYTVTVTSFLGLATPNFWIGLVLIMVFAVQLQWLPTGGVATLNAEFSILDRIHHLILPAFVLATADMAGLTRYTRSSMLEVLKQDYMRTARAKGLKENKVTYKHGLRNGLIPVITIFGLMLPGFIGGSVIVEKIFAWPGIGLLFFDSAFQRDYPVIMALTVISAVFVVIGNLVADILYAIFDPRIEY, from the coding sequence ATGATCTCATATATCATCCGCCGTTCTTTAATGGCGATTCCCCTATTATTCGGTATTACAGTATTATCCTTTGCCATTATCCAAATGGCACCAGGTGGTCCTACCTCTCTAATGATGGATCCGAATATTAGCAGTGAAGATATGAAAAAGTATGAAGAGCGATATGGTTTAAATGATCCAATACACGAGCAATATTTTACATGGGTATCAAACATGGCGACAGGGGATTTTGGTGAGTCATTAATTCGTCGTGGAGTGCCTGTAAGTGAAATGATTATGAACCGCCTGCCTAATACATTATTATTAATGATTGTTTCAACTGTATTGGCAGTAATTGTAGCAATTCCGTTTGGAGTTATTTCCGCTAGAAAACAGTACAGTCTTACTGATTATACTGTTACAGTTACATCCTTCCTTGGTCTGGCAACACCTAACTTCTGGATAGGTTTAGTTCTTATCATGGTATTTGCTGTCCAACTCCAATGGCTGCCAACCGGTGGGGTGGCAACCTTGAATGCTGAATTCAGTATTCTTGATCGAATACATCACTTAATATTGCCTGCATTCGTATTAGCAACTGCCGATATGGCAGGTCTAACGAGATATACACGTTCTAGTATGCTAGAGGTGTTAAAGCAAGATTATATGCGTACAGCAAGAGCAAAAGGATTAAAAGAAAACAAAGTAACATACAAACACGGTTTACGTAATGGATTAATTCCAGTAATTACGATATTTGGTTTAATGCTACCCGGTTTCATTGGGGGATCGGTTATTGTTGAAAAGATTTTTGCTTGGCCTGGTATTGGATTGTTATTCTTTGATTCCGCATTCCAGCGTGACTATCCAGTAATCATGGCACTAACAGTTATCTCAGCGGTCTTTGTAGTTATCGGAAACTTAGTTGCCGATATCCTATATGCAATTTTTGACCCGAGAATTGAGTATTAG
- the opp4C gene encoding oligopeptide ABC transporter permease, translating to MQTQPSTQPTNQSLNPNIKKKPDTLTKITISKFMKNKLAVIGAVLLFIVITLALFAPLIAQFEPQKQSLLNKLQTPGGEHWLGTDRYGRDVFARILFGARVSLLVGFASVAGSITIGTVIGAVAGYFGGKIDAVLMRIVDVIISIPTIFLLITLVTIFQPGVDKLILIFALTGWTFTARLVRGEFLSLRTREFVLASKTIGTRSHTIIFSHILPNAMGPIIVSATLGVGGVILAESALSYLGLGIQPPTPSWGNMLQDAQNFTIMLKHWWYPLFPGLMILITVLSFNFVGDGLRDALDPKTLD from the coding sequence ATGCAAACTCAACCATCAACTCAACCAACTAATCAATCGTTAAACCCCAATATTAAGAAAAAACCTGATACATTAACGAAAATAACGATTAGTAAATTCATGAAGAATAAACTTGCTGTTATCGGGGCAGTACTTCTCTTCATAGTTATAACATTAGCACTATTTGCACCGCTTATTGCTCAGTTTGAACCGCAAAAGCAGAGCTTATTGAACAAATTACAAACTCCAGGAGGAGAACATTGGCTTGGAACGGACAGATACGGTCGTGATGTATTTGCACGTATCCTGTTTGGAGCAAGGGTATCACTACTAGTTGGATTTGCGTCTGTAGCAGGTTCCATTACAATTGGAACAGTTATTGGTGCGGTTGCCGGTTATTTTGGAGGGAAAATTGATGCTGTTCTAATGCGTATCGTAGACGTTATCATTTCCATTCCAACTATTTTCTTGCTAATAACATTGGTTACAATCTTCCAACCAGGTGTGGACAAGCTAATCTTGATTTTCGCTTTAACTGGATGGACGTTTACAGCACGTCTTGTGCGTGGAGAGTTCTTATCACTTCGTACACGTGAATTCGTTCTTGCTTCCAAGACAATTGGAACAAGAAGTCATACAATCATCTTCTCTCATATCCTACCAAATGCGATGGGACCCATCATCGTATCTGCAACATTAGGTGTAGGAGGAGTTATCTTGGCAGAATCCGCTTTAAGTTACTTAGGTTTAGGGATTCAACCGCCAACACCAAGTTGGGGGAACATGCTGCAGGATGCGCAAAACTTTACTATCATGTTAAAACACTGGTGGTATCCGTTATTTCCTGGGTTAATGATTTTAATAACAGTGTTAAGTTTCAACTTTGTTGGAGATGGATTACGTGATGCACTTGATCCAAAAACACTTGACTAG
- a CDS encoding YjbA family protein, producing the protein MLYLHDVWVNWFEGEENGYNVCHFHEWRKDDSVELLDQVPLLKVDSVLFHYIENDLQELPSSLLEDIFQKSYIRKNHERIQLDYCFVVTDGQGILAVDTIGYNIPIRKSRLIPRQEQLVYDMVENHDYEKYSFSPTSKSQKDYHILSPSPEIMNGLTRKERQLKQLLFMALDQLRSTCNVAEIRYWYTEWNPIHYREIQSMSFEEVWSQLLEETRDGWSEKHQTFCEHLVKGQPFFEKLWELEQHPKVN; encoded by the coding sequence ATGTTGTATCTTCATGACGTATGGGTAAATTGGTTTGAAGGAGAAGAAAACGGTTATAATGTTTGTCATTTTCATGAGTGGAGGAAGGACGATAGTGTAGAATTATTGGATCAAGTTCCTCTATTGAAAGTAGATTCTGTTTTGTTTCATTATATTGAAAACGACCTCCAAGAGCTGCCTTCATCTTTGCTAGAAGATATTTTTCAAAAAAGCTACATTCGCAAAAACCATGAGAGAATTCAACTGGACTACTGCTTTGTTGTTACAGATGGACAAGGAATATTGGCTGTAGATACGATCGGTTATAATATTCCAATTCGCAAAAGCAGACTGATTCCAAGGCAAGAACAATTAGTATATGATATGGTAGAAAACCATGATTATGAAAAGTATTCATTCTCGCCAACTAGCAAATCGCAAAAAGATTATCACATTTTATCCCCATCACCAGAAATAATGAACGGTTTGACTAGAAAAGAAAGACAGTTGAAGCAACTCCTTTTTATGGCATTGGATCAATTAAGGTCTACTTGCAATGTTGCTGAAATTAGATATTGGTATACAGAATGGAATCCTATTCATTATCGAGAAATTCAGTCAATGAGTTTTGAGGAAGTGTGGTCACAATTACTTGAGGAGACAAGGGATGGTTGGTCTGAAAAACATCAGACATTTTGTGAACATTTGGTAAAAGGTCAGCCGTTTTTTGAGAAGTTGTGGGAGTTGGAGCAACACCCGAAAGTTAATTAA
- the trpS gene encoding tryptophan--tRNA ligase — MMKTIFSGIQPSGNVTLGNYIGAMKQFVELQNDYNSYFCIVDQHAITVQQEPQELRKNIRKLAALYLAIGLDPEKATLFIQSEVPAHAQLGWMMQCVAYIGELERMTQFKDKSTGKEAVTAGLLTYPPLMAADILLYNTDVVPVGEDQKQHLELTRDLAERFNKKYREILTVPEVKIAKVGARIMSLTEPTKKMSKSDPNLKSFISLLDTPKQLEKKIKSAVTDSEGIVRYDKENKPGVSNLLSIYSILANKTIEELEVQYEGKGYGDFKGDLAKVVVDALEPIQTKYNDLIESDKLDAILDEGAERANRVAMKTLKKIENAMGLGRKRR; from the coding sequence ATTATGAAAACAATTTTCTCAGGAATTCAGCCAAGTGGGAATGTAACGCTTGGTAACTACATCGGAGCAATGAAGCAGTTTGTCGAACTGCAAAACGACTATAACAGTTACTTCTGTATCGTGGACCAACATGCAATTACAGTTCAACAAGAACCACAGGAGCTTCGCAAAAACATCAGAAAGCTAGCTGCTTTATACCTCGCGATCGGCCTTGATCCAGAAAAAGCAACACTTTTTATTCAATCCGAAGTACCTGCGCACGCTCAACTTGGATGGATGATGCAATGCGTTGCCTATATCGGGGAATTAGAAAGAATGACACAATTTAAAGATAAATCAACTGGTAAGGAAGCGGTAACTGCGGGATTACTTACTTATCCACCATTAATGGCGGCTGATATCCTACTTTACAACACAGATGTTGTTCCCGTCGGAGAAGATCAAAAACAACATCTTGAATTGACAAGAGACCTTGCAGAACGCTTTAATAAGAAATACCGTGAGATTTTGACTGTTCCAGAAGTCAAAATTGCCAAGGTTGGTGCCAGAATCATGTCACTAACAGAGCCAACAAAGAAAATGAGCAAATCTGATCCAAATTTAAAGTCCTTTATTTCCTTATTGGATACACCGAAGCAACTTGAGAAGAAAATTAAAAGTGCAGTAACCGACTCTGAAGGAATTGTTCGTTATGATAAAGAAAACAAACCTGGAGTTTCCAATCTACTTTCTATCTATTCCATCTTGGCCAACAAAACGATTGAGGAATTGGAAGTTCAATATGAAGGAAAAGGATATGGGGACTTTAAAGGTGACCTTGCAAAAGTGGTAGTCGACGCTCTTGAACCTATTCAAACAAAGTACAATGATCTTATTGAATCAGACAAACTTGATGCCATTCTTGATGAAGGTGCCGAACGTGCAAACCGAGTTGCCATGAAAACACTTAAGAAAATTGAAAACGCGATGGGCCTAGGCCGTAAACGCCGATAA
- a CDS encoding DUF3899 domain-containing protein has translation MNISIKSSLVFFLILLLATFGTSWIYYGGINLLNFINTSFTISSIFIFISLFTLVVQKGFFDGITYSFRRIFASTQPDKELEQDIRNEMRPPSELLQPLSTQHIFTASMLLFLCMLISLFMYYNS, from the coding sequence ATGAATATTTCCATTAAATCTTCACTCGTCTTTTTCTTAATTTTACTTTTAGCAACATTCGGCACAAGTTGGATATATTATGGGGGAATTAACTTGCTGAACTTCATTAATACATCCTTTACCATTTCCAGTATCTTTATTTTTATTTCTTTATTCACACTAGTGGTCCAAAAAGGTTTTTTTGACGGTATAACTTATAGTTTCAGGAGAATCTTTGCATCCACGCAACCTGACAAGGAGTTAGAGCAAGATATTAGAAATGAAATGAGACCGCCATCGGAACTATTACAACCACTATCCACACAGCATATTTTTACAGCGTCCATGTTGTTGTTCCTTTGTATGTTGATTTCGTTATTTATGTATTACAATAGTTGA
- a CDS encoding peptide ABC transporter substrate-binding protein, whose product MKKSKYLLLLALTLVLSAFLAACGGGNSAQNNGGQGDTPPAGEGEPTGPQVLNVVDTAEIPTMDSVQGTDAVAFNVMNNVFEGLYRLGENDEVVEGVAKSHEVSEDGLTYTFTLREDSVWSNGEPVTANDFVFAWQRAVDPNSGSEYGPYMMNGKIKNATQVSAGELPLEELGVKAIDEYTLEVTLEQPVAYFESLMTFPTFFPQNQKFLEEQGDQYALEADTLIYNGPFTLDSWEHEVGWTMKKNADYWDAETVKLDEINVKVVKEVSTGVNLYTAQQIDISPGLTSDFVTQYKEDPDLISYLEPTIFWFKFNQTKNEALANVNIRKAISMGFNKQDMADYVLNNGSIPANYSVPVEFVQHPETGEDFREKNGDINAFDAEKAKEHWQKGLEELGMDAVTIEILGGDTETAKTMQEYLQNQLQENLPGLTIKLKEVPFAQRLDLDAAMDYDMQLAGWGPDYLDAISFSNLWITDGGNNKMGYSNEEYDKLLNDVMTTYANDPVKRFEAMQEAERILLEEDAAIAPIYQRGTTRLWKPYVQNVYRHNFGPDFSYKWAYISGK is encoded by the coding sequence ATGAAAAAGTCAAAATATTTACTTCTTTTAGCGCTTACACTTGTACTTAGTGCTTTCTTAGCTGCATGTGGCGGCGGAAATTCAGCGCAAAACAATGGAGGACAAGGGGATACTCCACCAGCAGGTGAAGGAGAACCAACAGGTCCACAAGTACTTAACGTAGTTGATACTGCAGAGATTCCAACAATGGATTCCGTACAAGGTACTGATGCAGTAGCATTCAACGTTATGAACAACGTTTTTGAAGGGCTTTACAGACTTGGAGAAAATGATGAAGTAGTAGAGGGTGTTGCGAAAAGTCATGAAGTATCCGAAGACGGTCTTACTTATACTTTCACGTTACGTGAAGATTCCGTATGGTCCAATGGTGAGCCTGTAACAGCAAATGACTTCGTTTTTGCTTGGCAGCGTGCTGTAGACCCGAACTCTGGTTCTGAGTATGGTCCATATATGATGAACGGAAAAATCAAAAATGCTACACAAGTTTCTGCTGGTGAATTACCACTGGAAGAGCTTGGAGTTAAAGCAATTGATGAATATACTCTTGAGGTAACACTTGAGCAACCAGTTGCTTACTTCGAATCTTTAATGACATTCCCTACGTTCTTCCCACAAAATCAAAAGTTCTTGGAAGAACAAGGTGACCAATATGCATTAGAAGCTGACACTCTAATCTACAACGGTCCATTCACTTTAGACAGCTGGGAGCATGAAGTTGGCTGGACAATGAAGAAAAATGCTGACTATTGGGATGCAGAAACAGTAAAACTTGATGAAATCAACGTTAAAGTTGTTAAAGAAGTTTCTACTGGTGTTAACTTATACACTGCACAACAAATTGATATCTCTCCTGGTTTAACATCTGACTTTGTAACTCAGTACAAAGAAGATCCAGACTTGATTTCTTACCTAGAGCCTACTATTTTCTGGTTTAAATTTAACCAAACGAAAAACGAAGCTTTAGCGAATGTTAACATCCGTAAAGCAATTTCTATGGGCTTCAATAAGCAAGACATGGCTGATTATGTATTGAACAACGGTTCTATTCCGGCAAACTACTCTGTACCTGTTGAATTTGTTCAACACCCTGAAACAGGAGAAGACTTCCGTGAAAAGAATGGCGATATAAATGCATTTGATGCAGAAAAAGCTAAAGAGCATTGGCAAAAAGGTTTAGAAGAATTAGGTATGGACGCTGTTACAATTGAAATCCTTGGTGGAGACACTGAAACAGCGAAAACTATGCAAGAATATCTTCAAAACCAATTGCAAGAAAATCTTCCAGGTTTAACAATCAAGTTGAAAGAAGTACCATTTGCTCAACGTCTAGATTTAGATGCAGCAATGGACTATGACATGCAGCTTGCTGGATGGGGTCCAGACTATCTTGATGCGATTTCTTTCTCTAATCTTTGGATTACAGATGGTGGAAACAACAAGATGGGTTACTCCAACGAAGAGTACGATAAGCTGTTGAACGACGTAATGACAACGTATGCGAACGATCCTGTAAAACGTTTTGAGGCGATGCAAGAAGCAGAAAGAATTCTTCTTGAAGAAGATGCTGCAATTGCTCCGATTTACCAACGCGGTACAACAAGACTTTGGAAGCCTTACGTTCAAAACGTATACCGTCACAACTTCGGTCCTGACTTCAGCTACAAATGGGCTTACATCAGCGGTAAATAA
- the opp3b gene encoding oligopeptide ABC transporter permease, which translates to MTKYLLQRILYMFITLFLIASFTFFLMKMMPGSPFTMQDKLSEAQKAILNAKYGLDDPMPVQYLKYLGSLVQGDLGISFQYDNRSVTSLIMQRIGPSAQLGFQAMFFGTIIGIFLGVIAALRQNTWVDYGSTIMAVLGKSIPSFVFAGLLQYWIGVKLGWFPVAFWSGWEFTVLPTIALSMFPIAISARFMRTEMIEVLGSDYITLARAKGATNFDIAVKHALRNALIPVVTVLGPLAVSLMTGTLVIEKIFSIPGLGEQFVRSITTNDYPVIMGTTLFFAALFIVIVLVVDILYGIIDPRIRLAGGKK; encoded by the coding sequence ATGACAAAGTACTTGTTGCAACGTATCTTATATATGTTTATCACCTTATTTTTAATTGCCTCATTTACATTCTTCTTGATGAAGATGATGCCAGGTTCCCCATTTACGATGCAAGACAAACTGTCAGAAGCACAAAAAGCAATTCTAAATGCCAAATATGGTCTTGATGACCCAATGCCTGTACAATATTTGAAATATCTCGGAAGCCTAGTTCAAGGAGATCTTGGTATTTCATTTCAATATGATAACAGAAGCGTTACGAGTTTGATTATGCAGCGTATTGGTCCATCAGCTCAACTTGGGTTCCAAGCAATGTTCTTTGGTACAATAATCGGAATATTCTTGGGTGTTATCGCTGCATTAAGACAAAACACATGGGTTGACTACGGTTCAACAATTATGGCCGTTCTTGGTAAATCGATTCCTTCCTTCGTTTTCGCAGGCTTACTACAATACTGGATCGGCGTAAAGCTCGGCTGGTTTCCAGTTGCGTTCTGGTCAGGATGGGAATTCACGGTATTGCCAACGATTGCACTATCCATGTTCCCAATTGCAATTTCCGCACGTTTCATGCGTACAGAAATGATTGAGGTATTAGGCTCAGATTACATTACTCTGGCACGTGCTAAAGGTGCTACAAATTTTGATATTGCTGTAAAGCATGCATTAAGAAATGCTTTAATTCCAGTAGTAACGGTTCTTGGACCGTTGGCTGTAAGTTTGATGACAGGAACACTTGTTATTGAGAAAATCTTCTCAATCCCAGGTCTTGGAGAACAGTTTGTCCGTTCCATTACTACAAACGATTATCCAGTCATCATGGGAACGACATTGTTCTTTGCTGCACTTTTCATTGTCATCGTTCTTGTAGTTGATATTCTTTATGGAATTATCGACCCGCGTATTCGCCTGGCAGGAGGTAAGAAATAA